The uncultured Bacteroides sp. DNA segment TTCTTTAACAATTTTGAAAATAAGCTCATTCTTCGAGAGTTATATGATTTATATTATTAAAATTCATAGCGTTTGCAAATGTACAAAACAAAAACCACTTATAATATGATAACTTCCATGCAATCTGCATTGGTAAGCTATTTCAGCTTGACAAATGTAGGCAAAAAATTGAATTGTACGGCCACTAGGGCTATTTTAGCTGAATATTTTAAAAAATAAATTATTTCTATACGTTTATTTCGGGAAAGAATGTACTTTTGCCGCTCATTATTAACTAAAACAGTAAAAGGATTATGAAAGAAGTAGTAGAAAAGTTGACCCAATTGGTCGCTGAATTTAGTAAAGACGCTAATGCACAAATCGAAAACGGAAACAAAGCTGCTGGAACACGTGCTCGTAAAGCATCATTGGAAATTGAAAAGCTAACGAAGGAATTTAGAAAAGCATCTTTGGAAGATTCAAAGAATTAATAGTTCGAACCCACTTTTCTTTTGGAAACACTTGACTTTGCCAAGTAAATGTATTACTTTTGCAAGTGTATTCATAAAGTAGTTTGAAATTAAACTGCGCTAAATAGGGGAAGCTTTTGCTTCCCCTATTTTTGTTTGATCGCAGCCTGTTTTTTGCTCAAAAGACGCTGAAAAGTGGGTAAAAGGACGGTTTGGTTTGGTAATCTGCACGGTTCTCTTTCTCGGAAAGACGGTTGCTCTTTGGCAAAGTGCCTATTTGTTATCGGAATAACTCCTTTTTGTCTTTGGAGCACGCTTCCTCCGTTAATTATACGTAATTCGTCTCTTGACAAAAACGACCTTACGGAAGTCTCTTTGTCAAGTTTCAAGAAGACCGTCCGGAAGCCTTGTGAGAGGGGTTTGGTGAACTAGTTAATTAACTAGTTCACCACGCTGAAGTAGTATCGTTTGTTTGAGTATACTCATTTGTAATAAAAAAACAAAGGTGAATCACCCTTGTTGAATAGGTAACTCACCTTTAATAAATGATTAGTTTCTGAAAACTAACTTTTCTCCAAACGAATCGACTACGATCGGTTTGCTCCGATCTACCTCTTGTGCCAATAGCTTCTTAGATAAATCATTGAGCAAGTAGCGTTGTATCGCTCTTTTCACCGGACGTGCTCCGAACTCAGGATCATAACCGGCTTTGGCAATAAACGCTACTGCATCATCGGTCATTTGCAGTTCTACTCCATTTGTGGCAAGCATCTTTTGTACCCCGGCGATTTGTAGCAGCACAATTTGTTTGATCTCTTTTTCCGTAAGCGGCAAGAACATAATTGTTTCGTCAATACGGTTTAAGAATTCAGGACGAATAGCTTTCTTAAGCATGTTCATCACTTCCTTCTTCGTTTCCTCCACAATTCCATCTTTGTTTGCATCATTTAGTCTCTCCATCTGGCTTTGAATATAAGCACTACCCATGTTGGAGGTCATGATGATGATGGTATTCTTGAAGTTTACCATGCGCCCTTTGTTATCTGTCAGACGTCCATCATCGAGTACTTGCAGCAAGATGTTGAATACATCCGGATGTGCCTTCTCTATTTCATCGAAAAGCACTACTGAATAAGGCTTCCGGCGGATAGCTTCCGTTAGTTGTCCACCCTCATCGTAACCTACGTATCCCGGAGGCGCTCCGACCAAACGGGAAACGCTATGCTTTTCTTGATACTCACTCATATCAATACGGGTCATCATCGTTTCGTCGTCGAACAAAAACTCGGCCAATGCTTTCGCCAATTCTGTCTTACCTACACCGGTTGTACCAAGGAAGATGAACGAACCGATGGGGCGTTTAGGATCTTGCAATCCGGCACGGCTTCGGCGTACTGCATCGGCTACGGCTTCGATGGCTTCATCTTGTCCGATAACCCGTTGATGCAACTCATCTTCAAGCACCAATAACTTGTCCTTCTCGCTTTGTAGCATCTTGTTCACAGGTATACCTGTCCAACGAGATACCACGTCGGCAATGTCTTCCGCATCTACCTCTTCCTTAATCATGGCACTGTCTCCCTGCATCTCTTGCAGTTTCAGATGAGTATCTTCAATCTCCTTGTCCAGCGCTTGAAGTTTCCCATAGCGAATCTCGGCCACTTTTCCATAATCACCTTCCCGTTCTGCTTTATCGGCCTCAAACTTCAGGTTCTCAATTGCTATTTTGTTTTGCTGAATTTTATTGACCAATGTCTTTTCGCTTTGCCATTTCGCTTTGAAAGAGCTTTCTTGTTCTTTTAATTCGGCAATCTCCTTATTGAGCTGTTTGAGTTTCGAGTCGTCTTTTTCCCGTTTAATCGCTTCGCGTTCAATCTCCAATTGCTTGATCTTACGAGAAATCTCATCCAACTCTTCCGGAACGGAATCCACTTCCATGCGTAGCTTAGCAGCGGCTTCGTCCATCAGATCAATAGCTTTATCCGGTAAGAAACGGTCGGTGATGTATCGACTACTTAATTCCACGGCAGCTATGATGGCATCATCGGTGATACGCACTTTGTGGTGATTTTCATAACGCTCTTTCAGTCCACGTAAAATTGAAATGGTACTCAATGTATCCGGCTCGTTTACTTGTACAATTTGAAAACGACGCTCTAAAGCTTTATCTTTTTCGAAATACTTCTGATACTCATCCAGTGTTGTCGCACCAATGGAGCGCAATTCTCCACGAGCAAGAGCCGGCTTTAATATATTGGCGGCATCCATGGCGCCTTCACCTTTGCCCGCGCCCACCAACGTATGTATTTCGTCAATGAACAAGATCACATTTCCGTCTGACTTAATCACTTCGTTGATAACTGATTTCAGACGTTCTTCAAATTCACCTTTGTAT contains these protein-coding regions:
- the clpB gene encoding ATP-dependent chaperone ClpB, whose amino-acid sequence is MNFNNFTIKSQEAVQEAVNLAQSRGQQAIETVHLLHAVMKVGENITNFIFQKLGVNSQQISLVLDKQIDSLAKVSGGGESYLGREANEVLQKATQYSKEMGDEFVSLEHLLLALLTVKSVASTILKDAGMTEKELRSAISELRKGEKVTSQSSEDTYQSLEKYAINLNEAARSGKLDPVIGRDEEIRRVLQILSRRTKNNPILIGEPGTGKTAIVEGLAHRILRGDVPENLKNKQVYSLDMGALVAGAKYKGEFEERLKSVINEVIKSDGNVILFIDEIHTLVGAGKGEGAMDAANILKPALARGELRSIGATTLDEYQKYFEKDKALERRFQIVQVNEPDTLSTISILRGLKERYENHHKVRITDDAIIAAVELSSRYITDRFLPDKAIDLMDEAAAKLRMEVDSVPEELDEISRKIKQLEIEREAIKREKDDSKLKQLNKEIAELKEQESSFKAKWQSEKTLVNKIQQNKIAIENLKFEADKAEREGDYGKVAEIRYGKLQALDKEIEDTHLKLQEMQGDSAMIKEEVDAEDIADVVSRWTGIPVNKMLQSEKDKLLVLEDELHQRVIGQDEAIEAVADAVRRSRAGLQDPKRPIGSFIFLGTTGVGKTELAKALAEFLFDDETMMTRIDMSEYQEKHSVSRLVGAPPGYVGYDEGGQLTEAIRRKPYSVVLFDEIEKAHPDVFNILLQVLDDGRLTDNKGRMVNFKNTIIIMTSNMGSAYIQSQMERLNDANKDGIVEETKKEVMNMLKKAIRPEFLNRIDETIMFLPLTEKEIKQIVLLQIAGVQKMLATNGVELQMTDDAVAFIAKAGYDPEFGARPVKRAIQRYLLNDLSKKLLAQEVDRSKPIVVDSFGEKLVFRN
- a CDS encoding histone H1, producing the protein MKEVVEKLTQLVAEFSKDANAQIENGNKAAGTRARKASLEIEKLTKEFRKASLEDSKN